The following proteins are co-located in the Solanum pennellii chromosome 1, SPENNV200 genome:
- the LOC107005889 gene encoding histone H3.2-like, producing the protein MARTKQTARKSTGGKAPRKQLATKAARKSAPATGGVKKPHRFRPGTVALREIRKYQKSTELLIRKLPFQRLVREIAQDFKTDLRFQSSAVAALQEAAEAYLVGVFEDTNLCAIHAKRVTIMPKDIQLARRIRGERA; encoded by the coding sequence ATGGCTCGTACTAAGCAAACAGCTCGCAAATCCACTGGCGGTAAGGCACCAAGGAAGCAACTAGCAACTAAGGCAGCAAGAAAATCTGCTCCGGCAACTGGAGGGGTGAAAAAGCCTCACCGTTTCCGACCAGGAACTGTGGCTTTAAGAGAAATCAGGAAGTATCAGAAGTCGACTGAGTTGTTGATCAGGAAGTTGCCGTTTCAGAGGCTGGTGAGGGAGATCGCTCAGGATTTCAAGACGGATCTGAGGTTTCAGAGCAGTGCTGTTGCTGCTCTACAGGAGGCTGCTGAAGCGTACCTTGTTGGAGTGTTTGAAGATACTAATCTCTGTGCTATTCATGCTAAGAGGGTTACTATTATGCCTAAGGATATTCAGCTTGCAAGGAGGATTCGTGGAGAAAGGGCTTAG
- the LOC107004342 gene encoding protoporphyrinogen oxidase, chloroplastic encodes MTTTAVVNHPSIFTHRSPLQSPSSSSSSSPSFLFLNRTNFIPYFSTSKRSSVNCNGWRTRCSVAKDYTVPPSEVDGNQLSELDCVVVGAGISGLCIAKVISANYPNLMVTEARDRAGGNITTVERDGYLWEEGPNSFQPSDPMLTMAVDCGLKDDLVLGDPDAPRFVLWKDKLRPVPGKLTDLPFFDLMSIPGKLRAGFGAIGLRPSPPGYEESVEQFVRRNLGAEVFERLIEPFCSGVYAGDPSKLSMKAAFGKVWKLEQTGGSIIGGTFKAIKERSSNPKPPRDPRLPTPKGQTVGSFRKGLRMLPDAICERLGSKVKLSWKLSSITKSEKGGYLLTYETPEGVVSLRSRSIVMTVPSYVASNILRPLSVAAADALSSFYYPPVAAVTISYPQEAIRDERLVDGELKGFGQLHPRSQGVETLGTIYSSSLFPNRAPNGRVLLLNYIGGATNTEIVSKTESQLVEAVDRDLRKMLIKPKAQDPFVTGVRVWPQAIPQFLVGHLDTLGTAKAALSDNGLDGLFLGGNYVSGVALGRCVEGAYEIASEVTGFLSQYAYK; translated from the exons ATGACAACAACGGCCGTCGTCAATCATCCTAGCATTTTCACTCACCGGTCGCCGCTGCAGTCGCCGTCCTCCTCCTCATCCTCATCGccgtcatttttatttttaaatcgtACGAATTTTATTCCATACTTTTCCACCTCCAAGCGCAGTAGTGTCAATTGCAATGGCTGGAGAACACGGTGTTCCGTTGCGAAGGATTATACAGTTCCTCCCTCAGAAGTTGACGGTAATCAGTTATCGGAGCTGGATTGTGTGGTAGTCGGAGCAGGAATTAGTGGACTCTGCATTGCTAAGGTGATTTCGGCTAATTATCCCAATTTGATGGTGACGGAGGCGAGGGATCGTGCCGGTGGAAACATAACGACGGTGGAAAGAGATGGATACTTATGGGAAGAAGGTCCTAACAGTTTCCAGCCTTCGGATCCTATGTTGACTATGGCTGTAGATTGTGGATTGAAGGATGATTTGGTGTTGGGAGATCCTGATGCGCCTCGCTTTGTCTTGTGGAAGGATAAACTAAGGCCTGTTCCCGGCAAGCTCACTGATCTTCCCTTCTTTGATTTGATGAGTATTCCTGGCAAGCTCAGAGCTGGTTTTGGTGCCATTGGCCTTCGCCCTTCACCTCCA GGTTATGAGGAATCAGTTGAGCAGTTCGTGCGTCGTAATCTTGGTGCAGAAGTCTTTGAACGTTTGATTGAACCATTTTGTTCTG GTGTTTATGCTGGCGACCCATCAAAATTGAGTATGAAAGCAGCATTTGGGAAAGTGTGGAAGCTAGAACAAACTGGTGGTAGCATTATTGGGGGAACCTTTAAGGCAATAAAGGAGAGATCCAGTAACCCTAAACCGCCTCGTGATCC GCGTTTACCAACACCAAAAGGACAAACTGTTGGATCATTTAGGAAGGGTCTGAGAATGCTGCCAGATGCAATTTGTGAAAG ACTGGGAAGCAAAGTGAAACTATCATGGAAGCTTTCTAGCATTACAAAGTCAGAAAAAGGAGGATATCTCTTGACATACGAGACACCAGAAGGAGTAGTTTCTCTGCGAAGTCGAAGCATTGTCATGACTGTTCCATCCTATGTAGCAAGCAACATATTACGCCCTCTTTCG GTCGCCGCAGCAGATGCACTTTCAAGTTTCTACTATCCCCCAGTTGCAGCAGTGACAATTTCATATCCTCAAGAGGCTATTCGTGATGAGCGTCTGGTTGATGGTGAACTAAAGGGATTTGGGCAGTTGCATCCACGTTCACAGGGAGTGGAAACACTAG GAACAATATATAGTTCATCACTCTTCCCTAACCGTGCTCCAAATGGCCGGGTGCTACTCTTGAACTACATTGGAGGAGCAACAAATACTGAAATTGTGTCTAAG ACAGAGAGCCAACTTGTGGAAGCAGTTGACCGTGACCTCAGAAAGATGCTTATAAAACCCAAAGCACAAGATCCCTTTGTTACGGGTGTGCGAGTATGGCCACAAGCTATCCCACAGTTTTTGGTCGGACATCTGGATACACTAGGTACTGCTAAAGCTGCTCTAAGTGATAATGGGCTTGACGGGCTATTCCTTGGGGGTAATTATGTGTCTGGTGTAGCATTGGGAAGGTGTGTTGAAGGTGCTTATGAAATTGCATCTGAAGTAACTGGGTTTCTGTCTCAGTATGCATACAAATGA
- the LOC107013279 gene encoding protein S-acyltransferase 18: MRRHGWQRPLHTLQIVGISVFCFLLVFFYTFIGLLLGNRVVEITVTSIFSFVALSAAFLFIRCAAIDPTDKTRFRMRRKSTRTAFSNLNYGFVLGQIVVRFLRRIERRVLKTFIRRKYLDPLKSNLHLEPLLTFPLLVKDDLVAQQTKDDDISFCSLCDFEVKKRSKHCRTCNRCVEGFDHHCRWLNNCVGKKNYTSFIFLMIFLLIMLLIEGGTAAAIFVRCFANKRSIELEIQRRFSAKFPRGVLATICVILFFMTSYCVAALGQLFLFHIVLIRKGMRTYDYILAMREENQSMELLESSEDSDSSSDESIDFDSPEKPSLVSKLTCREKRMNQSLETVSIKIDGESSTLKEKRGFRANIDPWKLISMSREKALKAAEKAKERLIKQKEIVDPLKPLPLETRSGPLMNLDANRVPLSVASSRELALSKEVIITKGRVIRSGGSPMQLSSPRRRHSYSPTVVPTPRSGNTTVPSPSPKHRYKGNFDLKLTQVSKELETHISRQVLFSALKKENEAAASPR; the protein is encoded by the exons ATGAGACGCCATGGATGGCAACGTCCTCTTCACACGTTGCAG ATTGTGGGCATATCGGTGTTCTGTTTCCTCTTGGTGTTTTTTTACACCTTCATCGGTCTTCTCCTCGGTAACAGAGTTGTTGAGATCACTGTCACCTCGATTTTCTCCTTTGTG GCACTTTCTGCTGCATTTCTGTTTATAAGGTGTGCGGCTATCGATCCAACTGATAAGACGAGGTTCAGGATGAGGAGGAAAAGCACTCGCACTGCGTTTTCAAATCTTAATTATGGATTTGTATTGGGACAGATTGTTGTGAGATTTCTTAGGAGAATTGAGCGCAGAGTGCTTAAGACATTTATAAGGAGAAAGTACCTGGATCCTTTAAAAAGTAATCTTCATTTGGAGCCTTTGCTCACATTTCCACTACTCGTCAAAGATGATTTGGTTGCCCAACAGACAAAAGATGATGACATTTCATTTTGTTCGCTTTGTGATTTTGAG GTTAAAAAGCGTAGCAAACACTGTCGGACCTGCAATCGATGTGTGGAAGGATTTGATCACCACTGCAGA TGGTTAAACAATTGTGTCGGGAAGAAGAACTATACCAGCTTCATTTTTCTAATGATATTCCTCTTGATAATG CTGCTTATTGAAGGAGGCACAGCTGCTGCAATATTTGTAAGGTGCTTTGCCAACAAAAGGAGCATTGAACTAGAGATTCAGAGAAGATTCAGTGCCAAGTTCCCTAGAGGAGTTCTGGCAACAATTTGT GTAATCTTATTTTTCATGACATCGTATTGTGTAGCAGCGCTGGGACAGcttttcttatttcatatagTTCTCATCCGGAAG GGAATGAGAACTTATGATTATATCTTGGCAATGAGAGAGGAGAACCAATCTATGGAACTTTTGGAGTCATCAGAAGATTCAGATTCCTCCTCTGATGAGAGTATCGACTTTGATTCACCTGAGAAGCCGTCACTTGTTTCAAAACTTACTTGCAGAGAAAAAAGAATGAATCAG AGTCTGGAGACAGTATCTATAAAAATCGATGGAGAATCATCCACATTGAAAGAAAAGCGAGGTTTTCGAGCTAACATTGACCCCTGGAAACTTATAAGTATGAGTAGAGAGAAAGCACTAAAAGCAGCTGAAAAGGCAAAGGAACGGCTCATCAAGCAGAAGGAAATAGTAGACCCTTTAAAGCCGCTACCACTAGAAACAAGAAGTGGACCACTGATGAATTTGGACGCTAATAGAGTTCCCTTATCTGTGGCTAGCAGTAGGGAACTTGCTTTATCGAAAGAAGTGATCATCACAAAAGGGAGGGTAATCCGTAGCGGGGGATCACCAATGCAGCTTTCTAGTCCCAGGCGAAGACATTCCTATTCTCCTACAGTTGTCCCTACACCTCGTAGTGGTAATACTACTGTACCATCCCCATCACCAAAGCATAGATATAAAGGCAATTTCGACTTGAAGTTAACGCAAGTCTCCAAGGAACTTGAGACTCACATTTCGAGGCAGGTATTATTCTCTGccttgaaaaaagaaaatgaagctGCAGCATCACCCAGATAA